A window from Theropithecus gelada isolate Dixy chromosome 1, Tgel_1.0, whole genome shotgun sequence encodes these proteins:
- the FAM213B gene encoding prostamide/prostaglandin F synthase isoform X4 has protein sequence MSTVDLARVGACILKHAVTGEAVELRSLWRDRACVVAGLRRFGCVVCRWIAQDLSGLAGLLDQHGVRLVGVGPEALGLQEFLDGGYFAGELYLDESKQLYKELGFKRYNSLSILPAALGKPVRDVAAKAKAVGIQGNLSGDLLQSGGLLVVSKEVPRRLCPPGAHPAGPGHLCGGLCQQPASV, from the exons ATGAGCACGGTGGACCTTGCCCGCGTGGGCGCGTGCATCCTGAAGCATGCGGTGACCGGGGAG GCCGTGGAGCTGCGGAGCCTGTGGCGGGATCGCGCGTGCGTGGTGGCCGGGCTGCGGCGCTTCGGCTGCGTGGTGTGCCGCTGGATCGCCCAGGACCTCAGCGGCCTCGCGGGGCTCCTGGACCAGCACGGTGTGCGTCTGGTGGGCGTGGGGCCCGAGGCCCTGGGTCTACAGGAGTTCCTGGACGGCGGCTACTTCGCGGGAG AGCTCTACCTGGATGAGAGCAAGCAGCTTTATAAGGAGCTGGGCTTCAAGCG GTACAACAGCCTGAGCATCCTCCCGGCGGCTCTGGGGAAGCCTGTGCGTGATGTGGCTGCCAAG GCCAAAGCTGTTGGCATCCAGGGGAACCTGTCTGGGGACCTGCTGCAGAGCGGAGGGCTGCTGGTGGTCAGCAAAG AAGTCCCCAGGCGATTATGTCCCCCAGGAGCACATCCTGCAGGTCCTGGGCATCTCTGCGGAGGTCTGTGCCAGCAACCCGCCTCAG TGTGA
- the FAM213B gene encoding prostamide/prostaglandin F synthase isoform X5 codes for MSTVDLARVGACILKHAVTGEAVELRSLWRDRACVVAGLRRFGCVVCRWIAQDLSGLAGLLDQHGVRLVGVGPEALGLQEFLDGGYFAGELYLDESKQLYKELGFKRYNSLSILPAALGKPVRDVAAKKSPGDYVPQEHILQVLGISAEVCASNPPQCDREV; via the exons ATGAGCACGGTGGACCTTGCCCGCGTGGGCGCGTGCATCCTGAAGCATGCGGTGACCGGGGAG GCCGTGGAGCTGCGGAGCCTGTGGCGGGATCGCGCGTGCGTGGTGGCCGGGCTGCGGCGCTTCGGCTGCGTGGTGTGCCGCTGGATCGCCCAGGACCTCAGCGGCCTCGCGGGGCTCCTGGACCAGCACGGTGTGCGTCTGGTGGGCGTGGGGCCCGAGGCCCTGGGTCTACAGGAGTTCCTGGACGGCGGCTACTTCGCGGGAG AGCTCTACCTGGATGAGAGCAAGCAGCTTTATAAGGAGCTGGGCTTCAAGCG GTACAACAGCCTGAGCATCCTCCCGGCGGCTCTGGGGAAGCCTGTGCGTGATGTGGCTGCCAAG AAGTCCCCAGGCGATTATGTCCCCCAGGAGCACATCCTGCAGGTCCTGGGCATCTCTGCGGAGGTCTGTGCCAGCAACCCGCCTCAG TGTGACAGGGAGGTGTGA
- the FAM213B gene encoding prostamide/prostaglandin F synthase isoform X3: MSTVDLARVGACILKHAVTGEAVELRSLWRDRACVVAGLRRFGCVVCRWIAQDLSGLAGLLDQHGVRLVGVGPEALGLQEFLDGGYFAGELYLDESKQLYKELGFKRYNSLSILPAALGKPVRDVAAKALPTPDRPKLLASRGTCLGTCCRAEGCWWSAKKSPGDYVPQEHILQVLGISAEVCASNPPQCDREV, encoded by the exons ATGAGCACGGTGGACCTTGCCCGCGTGGGCGCGTGCATCCTGAAGCATGCGGTGACCGGGGAG GCCGTGGAGCTGCGGAGCCTGTGGCGGGATCGCGCGTGCGTGGTGGCCGGGCTGCGGCGCTTCGGCTGCGTGGTGTGCCGCTGGATCGCCCAGGACCTCAGCGGCCTCGCGGGGCTCCTGGACCAGCACGGTGTGCGTCTGGTGGGCGTGGGGCCCGAGGCCCTGGGTCTACAGGAGTTCCTGGACGGCGGCTACTTCGCGGGAG AGCTCTACCTGGATGAGAGCAAGCAGCTTTATAAGGAGCTGGGCTTCAAGCG GTACAACAGCCTGAGCATCCTCCCGGCGGCTCTGGGGAAGCCTGTGCGTGATGTGGCTGCCAAG GCTTTGCCCACTCCTGATAGGCCAAAGCTGTTGGCATCCAGGGGAACCTGTCTGGGGACCTGCTGCAGAGCGGAGGGCTGCTGGTGGTCAGCAAAG AAGTCCCCAGGCGATTATGTCCCCCAGGAGCACATCCTGCAGGTCCTGGGCATCTCTGCGGAGGTCTGTGCCAGCAACCCGCCTCAG TGTGACAGGGAGGTGTGA
- the FAM213B gene encoding prostamide/prostaglandin F synthase isoform X6: MSTVDLARVGACILKHAVTGEAVELRSLWRDRACVVAGLRRFGCVVCRWIAQDLSGLAGLLDQHGVRLVGVGPEALGLQEFLDGGYFAGELYLDESKQLYKELGFKRYNSLSILPAALGKPVRDVAAKSPGDYVPQEHILQVLGISAEVCASNPPQCDREV; this comes from the exons ATGAGCACGGTGGACCTTGCCCGCGTGGGCGCGTGCATCCTGAAGCATGCGGTGACCGGGGAG GCCGTGGAGCTGCGGAGCCTGTGGCGGGATCGCGCGTGCGTGGTGGCCGGGCTGCGGCGCTTCGGCTGCGTGGTGTGCCGCTGGATCGCCCAGGACCTCAGCGGCCTCGCGGGGCTCCTGGACCAGCACGGTGTGCGTCTGGTGGGCGTGGGGCCCGAGGCCCTGGGTCTACAGGAGTTCCTGGACGGCGGCTACTTCGCGGGAG AGCTCTACCTGGATGAGAGCAAGCAGCTTTATAAGGAGCTGGGCTTCAAGCG GTACAACAGCCTGAGCATCCTCCCGGCGGCTCTGGGGAAGCCTGTGCGTGATGTGGCTGCCAAG TCCCCAGGCGATTATGTCCCCCAGGAGCACATCCTGCAGGTCCTGGGCATCTCTGCGGAGGTCTGTGCCAGCAACCCGCCTCAG TGTGACAGGGAGGTGTGA
- the FAM213B gene encoding prostamide/prostaglandin F synthase isoform X2: MSTVDLARVGACILKHAVTGEAVELRSLWRDRACVVAGLRRFGCVVCRWIAQDLSGLAGLLDQHGVRLVGVGPEALGLQEFLDGGYFAGELYLDESKQLYKELGFKRYNSLSILPAALGKPVRDVAAKAKAVGIQGNLSGDLLQSGGLLVVSKGGDKVLLHFVQKSPGDYVPQEHILQVLGISAEVCASNPPQCDREV; this comes from the exons ATGAGCACGGTGGACCTTGCCCGCGTGGGCGCGTGCATCCTGAAGCATGCGGTGACCGGGGAG GCCGTGGAGCTGCGGAGCCTGTGGCGGGATCGCGCGTGCGTGGTGGCCGGGCTGCGGCGCTTCGGCTGCGTGGTGTGCCGCTGGATCGCCCAGGACCTCAGCGGCCTCGCGGGGCTCCTGGACCAGCACGGTGTGCGTCTGGTGGGCGTGGGGCCCGAGGCCCTGGGTCTACAGGAGTTCCTGGACGGCGGCTACTTCGCGGGAG AGCTCTACCTGGATGAGAGCAAGCAGCTTTATAAGGAGCTGGGCTTCAAGCG GTACAACAGCCTGAGCATCCTCCCGGCGGCTCTGGGGAAGCCTGTGCGTGATGTGGCTGCCAAG GCCAAAGCTGTTGGCATCCAGGGGAACCTGTCTGGGGACCTGCTGCAGAGCGGAGGGCTGCTGGTGGTCAGCAAAG GTGGTGACAAAGTGCTGCTGCATTTCGTTCAGAAGTCCCCAGGCGATTATGTCCCCCAGGAGCACATCCTGCAGGTCCTGGGCATCTCTGCGGAGGTCTGTGCCAGCAACCCGCCTCAG TGTGACAGGGAGGTGTGA
- the FAM213B gene encoding prostamide/prostaglandin F synthase isoform X1: MSTVDLARVGACILKHAVTGEAVELRSLWRDRACVVAGLRRFGCVVCRWIAQDLSGLAGLLDQHGVRLVGVGPEALGLQEFLDGGYFAGELYLDESKQLYKELGFKRLWTQASLESGQATWCLRRYNSLSILPAALGKPVRDVAAKAKAVGIQGNLSGDLLQSGGLLVVSKGGDKVLLHFVQKSPGDYVPQEHILQVLGISAEVCASNPPQCDREV; encoded by the exons ATGAGCACGGTGGACCTTGCCCGCGTGGGCGCGTGCATCCTGAAGCATGCGGTGACCGGGGAG GCCGTGGAGCTGCGGAGCCTGTGGCGGGATCGCGCGTGCGTGGTGGCCGGGCTGCGGCGCTTCGGCTGCGTGGTGTGCCGCTGGATCGCCCAGGACCTCAGCGGCCTCGCGGGGCTCCTGGACCAGCACGGTGTGCGTCTGGTGGGCGTGGGGCCCGAGGCCCTGGGTCTACAGGAGTTCCTGGACGGCGGCTACTTCGCGGGAG AGCTCTACCTGGATGAGAGCAAGCAGCTTTATAAGGAGCTGGGCTTCAAGCG GCTCTGGACCCAGGCTTCTCTGGAGTCTGGCCAAGCGACCTGGTGTCTTCGCAGGTACAACAGCCTGAGCATCCTCCCGGCGGCTCTGGGGAAGCCTGTGCGTGATGTGGCTGCCAAG GCCAAAGCTGTTGGCATCCAGGGGAACCTGTCTGGGGACCTGCTGCAGAGCGGAGGGCTGCTGGTGGTCAGCAAAG GTGGTGACAAAGTGCTGCTGCATTTCGTTCAGAAGTCCCCAGGCGATTATGTCCCCCAGGAGCACATCCTGCAGGTCCTGGGCATCTCTGCGGAGGTCTGTGCCAGCAACCCGCCTCAG TGTGACAGGGAGGTGTGA